CTGCCATGTCAAGGACCAAACTCTGCTGAAGTTTTTCCAATCCCTGTGAAAGAGCATCTTCAGCTTGCTGAGATGATTGGCGGAGATTTTTAATACCAACAATTTGTTGATCAGTCAAAGGCTCAAGTTGTGGTACGATAATCTGCAAAAAAAGGCTAAGTGATTGGTTTTATTGAGTTCTAATACATCTAAACTGCACCATGAACATGTAAAGCAACACCCCTTATACAAAAACATCAtcagattaaatatttttgttctgAACGTAGTCAATACATACTGACTAAACTCTTGTTAAGAAATTTTTTCACTGAAACTCAAATAGACAGTGTAGcttgagaaaatgaaaattggtAGAGAACTCTCATTCTTGACAATCTGTGTAGAAAAAGCGAAAGTGAAAGCAGTTATCAAAATGAGATTTAGTGTGGGAATGTACGTTTAGAAGCTGTGAAGGACGGGACCCTCCAATCCAAAGGAAGATGCGCTCCACTGATGCTTTCCACACACCAGAGAGTAAATACAGAACATCAGCCTTTGCAGCATCTGCTTTCATTCTGAAGAGATTTGAGTAATGGTTTAAGACACTCTGAACCACTGCATTCAGCTGAACATCAGGTGCTTGAGTTTGAAATGCATGTCTAAGCTCTTCATTCCGCCTATGTTGCTCTTCAACCCATTGTCCATATTCAATTTCAAATGCAACAATAACTGTTTCATATAACAGAAGGACTACTAAACAGAATGTACACAGTGCTGCATACACAAAGGGAAAATTTTCTGCAGAAAGAGTCACAAACCTGGGTTTATTGTTTCTGATGTTGATCCTATATAGCTGGCATCTAATGCAGTGCCCATGTACAGACCCTGCAAGTAGATGTTTTGTATAAACTTCACATGATAAAAGAAGGATGGAATACAAAATCAGAAATTCACAATATAATAAGAAAGGAGGATTAAAGGTGTTGGTGATTGTAGAGTTTCGGTTCACCTGCTTTCTTGCTTTCCCAATTTCCAGCTCCAATTGCACGAGCTTCATGCGGCTTGATTCTAACTGTTTAACATACGCCTATGGATAACAAAAAGGATCAATCAGAAGACAGATGCTGGCTACCTTCTTGTAACTTCATTCATCCTACCTTTTTCCTCAACCGACTTTTCCGAGCAGCCTCTCTATTCTGAGCTAGACGTCTTCTCATCTAAACATTCATATTACGCGGTTATCAGACACAGACAAGTAGCAAAGACATTCATGTTTTAGAGAATTCTTCAGTCACTGACAAAACTTCCTAGTACTATCAAAAATTTACAACGAAACAAGAGACAAGAAAACATTTCAATGGCTATGCCTTGAAGAAATTTCATCACCTTATTAGCATCTTTGTCTGTGGTCTCTTGATCGGCTCCAGAAGGCTCTCTTGATTCTTGAGGAATATATTCAGACTGCAgaattcaaattgaaaaagCTCTTAGACTTACAGTCTAGTTTTCTCATAAAATGAAGTTAACccaccaaaaaaaaaacccacCTGGGTCTCGACATTAGTGTCAACCATTAATATTGGGGAAGCAATTGAATTCAGGCCACCATCAACTTTAAAGGCGTCACCCCACATGCCAACTTGCTGAAATGGCTCGTATATGTCCATTTTCATTTATCTCTTGCAGtcaaatgataaaagaaaagttcTCTGCAAAAACATTAGTTCGATGCCACTTATCATCAAACAAGAGACATGCAGCTATTTCTACAATCCTAATCTGATTCCAATCTCAAACTTCAAATACTCTCTTCCTCTGTCccaaaaatgatgaaaaaatgtAACAGCATCAGCAGTCTGCAGAAACAAAAACAGCATCTATGTTGCCATCTGCAGAGCAGACAGCAAGGCTTCCCTTGGCAGAAATGGTGCTAAACTTTGCTAGTAAAATAAAGCTCTCAACCTCTAACCAGATTCACACTAGAGTTTTTGTGTCAGCAggtcaaaatagaaaaaagatcAGCAGAAAACCCCCCATCAAAaggtaattaaaataaagttaactagTTTAACTCAAACAATCAAACCCGTCGTATTCATTCTGTCATAGCAAATTCAACGTCATGCATGACATGAATTTTTTCTAGAACTAAACAGCAATCAGCCAACGTGGTACTAGTGTTTGACCCACTTGAGTCCAAGCTGTTGCTCAAAACGACAAGGAATAGAAATTGGAACCAAACGAAACACTAATACTACTGTTGCAGATGGAAGAACATACACCAACCTATATAGATAGCCAGCTAGCTTGATAGAATATGCAACCTTGGAATTTGGTTAGTCGAAGAAAGTCTCCCAGTTGATGCTCAGAATtgaatatatatagatatatggATATGTAGATGTGAAAACTGAGTAGCTGATTGCTTGATTAATAGTAACCTTATTATTCTTCCTCCGCATgcaaacaaattataaaagcaaTGCTGGGCCAAAgataacaaaatgaaatttaaaaggtacagtaaataaaactaatcacaacttttactttttcttctttgattAGAAAACTCTCTGAACCGTCAACTTGCTAACTTCCCTACGTTCTCACTCCAACAAAAATGAGTGAGTGTGACAgtgttaaaaaatcaataatgcATTGTTTCAGTTCTCTTCTCAcagacatttttttttgtcacatCACTcgtttttatctcattttttttttctttctttatgataaaaattatggTGTGAATATTTAAGGGAAATAACGTTCCTCCACgaaatatgaaaaagaagaaagcaaGAACTTTATTAGCTCACAACTCCCACTTTCCTTAACACCATTGTCATCCCTTCCTGCTCCTTTCCTGCGACCACTTACGTGTGGATATACATacacataatttaatatattcaaagtaaaccttttattcttaatttattgataaaattgtGCATCTTCCTCATTCGCGTTACAATAAtgagtttcattttcttttgctcAACTTAAATCGTTTCTATATATAGAAAATGTTGTGAATTTTACTAACTAATTGTTGTAggtcatatataaaaaaaaatattattaacaattgAAATCAAGTTCagattttctattaatttttggTGTTGTCTCTATATTGTGactttaaaatatacatatattaaaaaatttaatgtttaatatattttaaaagtataacatAGACACAGTATCAAAAATCCACAGCAGAATCTAAATTAATCGAAATGCTATCTTAGTGGACTATTTGA
This Vigna angularis cultivar LongXiaoDou No.4 chromosome 4, ASM1680809v1, whole genome shotgun sequence DNA region includes the following protein-coding sequences:
- the LOC108330744 gene encoding transcription factor TGA3, translating into MKMDIYEPFQQVGMWGDAFKVDGGLNSIASPILMVDTNVETQSEYIPQESREPSGADQETTDKDANKMRRRLAQNREAARKSRLRKKAYVKQLESSRMKLVQLELEIGKARKQGLYMGTALDASYIGSTSETINPVIVAFEIEYGQWVEEQHRRNEELRHAFQTQAPDVQLNAVVQSVLNHYSNLFRMKADAAKADVLYLLSGVWKASVERIFLWIGGSRPSQLLNIIVPQLEPLTDQQIVGIKNLRQSSQQAEDALSQGLEKLQQSLVLDMAVDPLGVGNFGLQMALAIDKFEALEGFVSQADHLRQQTLLHMSRILSTHQAARGLLALGEYFHRVRTLCSLWNSRPCELP